In the Paenibacillus sp. FSL H7-0357 genome, one interval contains:
- a CDS encoding glycoside hydrolase family 3 N-terminal domain-containing protein: MLKRAISSATAILLLWSTFAGAAPATSYAAASTTEALVPYYKASLPVDTRVADLLGRMSLDEKIGQMVQAERASVTPEDVKKYHLGSVLSGGGSFPNGKQLDSTREKWEALVDSYQAGALSTPLGIPLLYGVDAVHGQNNIMGATLFPHNIGLGATRNTELVEQIGIATAQEAKASGTNWIFGPTIADPQHINWGRTYEGFSDNQSLVAEMASAYIKGLQGKTIGELKNSDRVIASAKHFLGEGLTDNGVNQGDITGMTEQEVLDLNLPMYKKAIEAGARTVMASYNSIQGLKMHANKRILTDALKGTGEGQLGFTGFVITDYNAVQQINKDWDGNAVSGLKNQIKVAVNAGVDMLMMPADWKVTITHLKALVEDGSISQSRIDDAVTRILRVKFESGAFEHPMTDQSLETTFGSKSHRALAQKAVRESLVLLKNDKVNGQPILSRLKNMNKIFVAGKSADDIGIQSGGWSISWQGLSGKITEGTTILQGIKNTAGESKKVTYNKHGRGAAGNDVAIAVIGEKPYAESNGDGLNSLKLDKEDIATLNNIRKSGVPTIVVLVSGRPLIINDQLEDIAGLVEAWLPGTEGQGVADVLFGDYEFTGKLPIRWPFYTEAYSALKAGTSNLEQQYILFDYGYGLTKNEPTPVLPALPQKPGNALYAKVEAESFIQQQGIQLEGTADVGGGQNISYADAGDWMEYLIDVPTDGVFDIDFRHAGEGDNTGFNILNESGVKLGELSVNRTGAWQNWKTTTVHDIALTAGVQKIKLVLKAGGLNLNWFGSKGFSPAAPEIDSGGIVTPAPVIQANAVENWVTTERDSGDMGWYYDPRWQDGDKKLEQQANIDLTEVGTAVDPKVTTITIDPNKEYQSMMGIGTSMEESTVYNLLKMSPAKQDELLKKLVSKTEGIGMSMMRVTIGSADFTAQKFYSYDDMPKGETDTSLSHFSIQKDIDFGIIPALQKMVAINPELKFFASPWSPPGWMKTTDSMVKGQVKDEYLPVLADYYVKFIQEYKKQGIVIEAMTLQNEPLLEIEYPSTKMPWQQEAELAKLLKQKLTAAGLDVKLWIFDHNPGDTMSYPAPMLADSENYAAIDGTAFHDYGGDLGLMSQLHDMYPEKNVYLTERAVWGTLGTDRIAQYFRNWARSYNSWVLMLDSDVNTHQWVGTPDPTMLIQDSSNTDNYWLTPEYYFVGHFTKFVKPGYTRIDSNYGNKDSVTNVSFMSPDKKTIVTVVINQTASTQTFKLVSDGTQIAATLAPKSVATYRWNRDVQTVPGEEKVLSLTPDVLDYDVSGKEVTLNLSGGTFNSFNVNDISLSGEATDKGVTVTSVTYATYNPDKVKVKLAWDGTPYYNDVNLTLNVPATAYSDSTDGKPLSAHVKLKGTARQTPATPIPGTVSADVYYQFSGVNFTEGWKFTDIGAGDWVDFKINVPRAGKYAFTLNAVVPSGGGSAFQMKSDHTTLATFNIPSGPNNWNLIRTSADLEAGEQIIRILGSVGTFEMQHIIVEEVSPHSVDGDGILKVEAESFVKAGQNVIQVGDPITNLGYTTAGTYMDYLVTVPKSSNYKIKYNYATPQGGVSVSLQTNGQTTGTTSLPSTGGWVVYSEAASILPLTAGTQTIRLVINGDGVNLDRFQLEPTDSAPAPVFEMAAAPHVLYEDSQRDDEQIVKLNTNIVDGKIHYTTDGTLPTKDSTLYTGPVSVTPAKVLRAIVVKAGMDDSYVSFYAAAAASPQASPGAGSYNNLVNVNLTSRTKGATIYYTTDGTVPTTTSLLYQGPLTVTSDTTIKAVSIKDSLNHSAVGEFTFNITNNPNPNPGTNPVTNPVITPGTTPVDNGQKAMIKAPKPVVNPNTGRATTTIASADLKAALQAAKPVKGVPTVFIEVEELAGQKGYEILLPVENLTTGTLTSKLEIVTAIGKIVVPSNMLSRTVASGVDNIGLTIAVADITEDGVKAKIGQHPVIGLTLRAGNQVIEWNNPKAPVTVSIPYTPSATELAHKEQITVWYIDGQGNLISVPSGRYDEKTGMVSFTTTHFGTFAVAYVNKSFTDISKHGWAKQAIEVLASKGVIQGTSDTTFAPNAKIKRADFIVLLVKALGLTEVAGDNFADVKSTAYYAEAIGIAKKLGIVQGKGGNVFETEANITRQEMMALATRALGAAQIHLEQGSAADLTRFDDITKIAPFAVEDIATLVKNGIVSGNGTLVNPLGTATRAEASVMIYKMYNLQ, encoded by the coding sequence ATGTTGAAACGCGCAATTTCCTCGGCCACCGCTATACTTCTTTTGTGGTCAACATTTGCAGGAGCAGCACCTGCAACTTCCTATGCAGCAGCGTCAACTACGGAAGCCCTGGTTCCCTATTATAAAGCCTCACTGCCTGTGGATACCCGAGTGGCAGACTTGCTGGGACGGATGTCTCTGGATGAGAAAATCGGGCAAATGGTGCAGGCGGAGCGTGCATCCGTCACGCCGGAAGATGTCAAGAAGTATCACTTAGGTTCGGTTCTCAGTGGCGGGGGTTCTTTCCCGAACGGTAAGCAATTAGACAGTACTCGTGAGAAGTGGGAGGCACTGGTGGATTCCTATCAAGCAGGTGCCTTATCAACACCACTGGGTATCCCGCTTCTCTATGGGGTTGATGCGGTACATGGTCAGAACAATATCATGGGTGCGACCTTATTCCCACATAATATAGGTTTAGGAGCCACAAGAAATACAGAACTTGTCGAACAAATTGGGATCGCAACCGCACAGGAGGCTAAAGCGTCTGGAACGAATTGGATCTTTGGTCCTACCATCGCTGATCCGCAACATATAAATTGGGGCCGGACGTATGAAGGCTTCAGTGACAACCAGTCCCTTGTAGCTGAAATGGCCTCTGCGTACATAAAGGGACTGCAGGGAAAAACCATTGGCGAGTTGAAGAATAGTGATCGGGTGATCGCCTCCGCAAAACATTTTCTTGGAGAAGGGTTAACGGATAATGGAGTGAATCAGGGCGATATCACCGGGATGACTGAGCAGGAAGTGCTCGACCTGAATCTGCCTATGTACAAAAAGGCTATAGAAGCTGGGGCAAGGACGGTAATGGCTTCCTATAACAGTATCCAAGGATTGAAGATGCACGCGAACAAACGTATTCTCACCGATGCGCTGAAGGGTACAGGCGAGGGCCAGCTTGGCTTCACGGGCTTTGTTATTACGGACTATAATGCCGTGCAGCAAATCAACAAGGATTGGGATGGAAATGCTGTCAGTGGATTGAAGAACCAGATTAAAGTAGCTGTGAATGCCGGCGTTGACATGTTGATGATGCCAGCCGATTGGAAAGTAACCATCACTCACCTGAAGGCACTTGTAGAGGATGGATCAATTAGTCAAAGCCGTATAGATGACGCAGTAACGCGTATTTTGCGCGTTAAGTTCGAGTCAGGTGCATTTGAGCATCCGATGACGGATCAGAGTCTTGAGACTACCTTCGGCTCTAAATCACACCGTGCGCTTGCCCAGAAGGCAGTGCGCGAATCCCTCGTTCTCCTGAAGAACGATAAGGTAAATGGTCAGCCGATCCTTTCCCGGCTTAAGAATATGAACAAGATTTTTGTCGCAGGAAAAAGTGCGGATGATATCGGCATACAGTCGGGTGGCTGGTCCATCAGCTGGCAGGGTCTATCCGGAAAAATTACGGAAGGAACCACGATCCTTCAGGGGATTAAGAACACAGCTGGTGAATCAAAGAAGGTAACCTATAACAAACATGGCCGTGGCGCAGCGGGCAATGATGTCGCGATTGCTGTTATCGGTGAAAAGCCGTACGCCGAATCAAATGGTGATGGCCTGAACAGTCTCAAATTGGATAAGGAAGATATTGCTACGTTAAATAATATCCGCAAATCTGGGGTTCCGACGATTGTTGTCCTCGTATCCGGAAGGCCTTTGATCATAAATGATCAATTGGAGGATATTGCAGGGCTGGTTGAAGCTTGGCTGCCGGGAACGGAGGGGCAGGGAGTAGCTGATGTCCTTTTCGGTGATTACGAATTCACAGGTAAATTACCGATTCGTTGGCCTTTCTACACAGAGGCATACTCGGCTTTGAAGGCAGGCACCTCGAATTTAGAACAGCAATATATTCTGTTTGATTATGGGTATGGATTGACTAAAAACGAACCAACACCTGTTTTACCCGCTCTTCCGCAAAAACCGGGCAACGCCCTCTACGCGAAAGTAGAGGCGGAGAGCTTCATACAACAGCAAGGGATACAGTTAGAGGGCACTGCTGATGTGGGTGGAGGCCAAAATATTAGCTACGCAGATGCAGGGGACTGGATGGAATATCTGATCGACGTTCCAACAGATGGAGTGTTTGATATAGATTTCCGCCATGCCGGTGAAGGTGATAATACCGGATTTAACATTCTAAATGAGTCAGGCGTGAAACTCGGTGAGTTATCCGTAAACCGCACAGGAGCCTGGCAGAACTGGAAGACGACTACAGTTCATGACATTGCCCTTACAGCAGGTGTTCAGAAGATTAAGTTAGTGCTTAAGGCGGGCGGACTAAACTTAAACTGGTTTGGTTCCAAAGGCTTCTCACCCGCAGCGCCAGAAATTGATAGTGGGGGAATTGTAACCCCGGCACCGGTCATACAGGCGAACGCAGTAGAGAACTGGGTGACCACTGAACGGGATTCCGGGGATATGGGATGGTATTACGATCCTCGTTGGCAGGATGGCGACAAGAAGCTTGAACAGCAAGCTAATATCGACTTAACTGAGGTTGGAACGGCTGTTGACCCTAAAGTTACAACGATTACTATTGATCCAAACAAAGAATATCAGTCGATGATGGGGATTGGAACATCGATGGAAGAATCGACTGTTTACAATCTGCTCAAGATGTCACCAGCGAAACAGGACGAATTACTGAAGAAGCTAGTTAGCAAGACTGAAGGTATTGGCATGAGTATGATGCGCGTTACGATTGGTTCGGCTGACTTTACAGCACAGAAGTTTTATTCCTATGATGATATGCCAAAGGGTGAAACGGACACAAGCTTAAGTCATTTCTCAATTCAGAAGGATATCGACTTCGGTATTATTCCGGCATTGCAGAAAATGGTGGCGATCAATCCGGAACTCAAATTTTTCGCTTCACCATGGAGTCCTCCAGGCTGGATGAAGACCACTGACAGCATGGTTAAAGGGCAGGTTAAGGATGAATATCTGCCTGTACTCGCGGACTATTATGTCAAATTCATTCAAGAGTATAAGAAACAAGGGATTGTTATCGAAGCGATGACCTTACAGAACGAGCCGCTTCTTGAAATCGAATATCCCAGTACGAAAATGCCTTGGCAACAAGAAGCGGAGCTTGCCAAGCTGCTGAAGCAGAAGCTTACAGCAGCAGGACTGGACGTGAAGTTATGGATATTCGACCACAACCCGGGCGACACGATGTCTTATCCGGCTCCAATGCTGGCTGATTCTGAGAACTACGCAGCGATTGACGGAACTGCTTTCCATGATTACGGCGGCGATCTTGGGCTTATGTCTCAGCTGCATGATATGTACCCCGAGAAGAACGTTTACTTAACGGAACGTGCAGTATGGGGAACATTAGGTACGGATCGGATTGCACAGTATTTCAGAAATTGGGCAAGAAGCTATAATTCATGGGTCCTTATGCTTGATAGCGATGTCAACACCCACCAATGGGTTGGAACACCGGATCCGACGATGTTAATTCAGGATTCGTCGAACACCGATAATTATTGGCTGACGCCGGAGTATTACTTCGTGGGCCACTTCACGAAGTTTGTGAAACCAGGCTACACTCGAATCGACAGCAATTACGGTAATAAGGATAGTGTAACGAATGTATCCTTCATGAGTCCGGACAAGAAAACGATCGTTACGGTCGTTATTAACCAGACGGCATCAACACAAACGTTTAAGCTGGTGAGTGACGGAACACAAATTGCGGCAACACTAGCCCCCAAGTCAGTAGCCACTTACCGTTGGAACCGTGACGTTCAAACGGTACCTGGGGAGGAGAAAGTGCTAAGTCTTACTCCGGATGTTTTGGATTATGACGTGAGCGGCAAAGAAGTAACGTTGAATCTTAGCGGAGGCACCTTTAATAGCTTCAATGTAAATGACATTTCATTATCTGGTGAGGCAACGGATAAGGGTGTGACAGTAACCTCTGTTACCTACGCTACTTACAACCCGGATAAGGTTAAAGTAAAACTCGCATGGGATGGAACGCCTTATTATAATGATGTGAACCTGACCCTAAATGTACCGGCTACCGCCTATTCTGATTCTACTGATGGTAAGCCGCTTTCAGCGCATGTGAAGCTGAAAGGGACTGCAAGGCAGACACCGGCTACACCAATACCAGGGACCGTCAGCGCGGATGTTTACTATCAGTTCTCAGGAGTGAATTTTACGGAGGGATGGAAATTTACAGACATAGGAGCTGGGGACTGGGTAGACTTTAAGATTAATGTTCCGAGAGCCGGCAAATATGCATTTACGTTAAATGCTGTAGTTCCAAGTGGTGGAGGCAGTGCTTTCCAGATGAAATCTGATCATACAACGCTCGCCACATTTAACATTCCTTCCGGACCTAATAATTGGAATCTCATACGTACTTCGGCGGATTTGGAAGCAGGGGAGCAGATCATTAGAATTCTCGGCAGTGTGGGCACCTTTGAAATGCAGCATATTATCGTCGAAGAAGTCAGCCCTCATTCCGTGGACGGGGACGGTATCTTGAAAGTGGAAGCGGAGAGTTTCGTAAAAGCAGGTCAGAACGTGATCCAAGTAGGAGATCCAATTACAAACCTCGGTTATACAACTGCGGGAACCTATATGGATTACTTAGTTACAGTACCGAAGTCCAGCAACTACAAAATTAAATATAATTATGCGACTCCACAAGGCGGAGTTTCCGTATCGCTGCAGACGAATGGTCAAACAACCGGTACCACAAGCTTGCCAAGTACTGGTGGCTGGGTTGTCTATTCTGAAGCGGCTTCGATCCTTCCTTTAACAGCAGGCACGCAGACCATTCGGCTTGTCATTAATGGCGACGGAGTAAATTTGGACCGGTTCCAGCTTGAGCCAACGGATTCCGCTCCGGCGCCAGTTTTTGAAATGGCTGCAGCGCCTCATGTCTTGTATGAAGATAGTCAAAGGGATGACGAGCAAATCGTAAAGCTCAATACGAATATCGTTGACGGGAAAATCCACTACACAACAGACGGTACACTTCCAACAAAGGACAGCACATTATATACGGGTCCTGTCTCTGTAACACCGGCGAAAGTCCTTCGGGCTATTGTCGTAAAAGCGGGGATGGATGACAGTTATGTCTCCTTCTATGCAGCAGCAGCGGCATCACCGCAAGCAAGTCCAGGTGCGGGAAGCTATAACAACCTGGTCAATGTGAATCTAACAAGTAGAACCAAAGGAGCAACTATTTATTATACTACCGATGGTACCGTACCGACGACTACAAGCCTCTTATATCAGGGACCGCTTACGGTTACTTCCGATACGACGATCAAAGCAGTTTCTATTAAAGACAGCTTGAATCATAGCGCTGTCGGTGAATTCACTTTCAATATTACTAATAATCCAAATCCGAATCCCGGGACGAACCCAGTAACAAATCCCGTAATAACCCCAGGGACTACCCCGGTTGATAATGGGCAAAAGGCGATGATCAAAGCTCCGAAGCCTGTAGTAAATCCTAACACAGGCCGCGCAACAACAACGATAGCAAGTGCAGATTTGAAAGCAGCGCTACAAGCTGCGAAGCCAGTCAAAGGAGTCCCAACGGTCTTTATAGAAGTTGAGGAATTAGCAGGACAAAAGGGATACGAAATACTTCTTCCTGTTGAGAATCTGACGACGGGGACTTTAACCTCGAAGCTGGAAATTGTTACGGCCATTGGGAAGATAGTCGTGCCAAGTAACATGCTAAGCAGAACCGTTGCGAGTGGTGTAGACAACATTGGATTAACGATTGCAGTAGCGGATATTACTGAGGATGGGGTAAAAGCAAAAATTGGGCAACATCCCGTAATCGGGCTGACCTTACGAGCCGGTAATCAGGTCATTGAATGGAATAATCCGAAAGCACCGGTAACGGTGTCTATTCCTTACACGCCTTCGGCAACGGAATTGGCCCATAAGGAGCAAATCACTGTCTGGTATATCGATGGACAAGGAAATCTAATATCGGTTCCAAGCGGTCGTTACGATGAAAAAACCGGAATGGTTAGTTTCACCACGACACATTTCGGCACATTTGCTGTAGCGTATGTTAATAAATCTTTTACAGATATCAGTAAGCACGGGTGGGCAAAGCAGGCAATCGAGGTTCTGGCGTCCAAGGGAGTGATACAGGGCACATCAGATACGACATTTGCCCCTAATGCAAAGATAAAAAGAGCGGACTTTATCGTATTATTAGTCAAAGCACTTGGACTTACAGAAGTAGCAGGTGATAACTTTGCCGATGTTAAATCCACGGCTTATTATGCAGAGGCTATTGGCATAGCTAAGAAGCTCGGGATTGTCCAAGGAAAAGGCGGCAATGTCTTCGAAACGGAAGCAAACATCACGAGACAAGAAATGATGGCGTTGGCCACCCGGGCATTGGGTGCTGCACAGATTCATTTGGAACAGGGATCAGCAGCGGACTTAACGCGATTTGATGATATTACGAAGATCGCCCCCTTTGCGGTTGAAGACATAGCAACGCTGGTCAAGAATGGAATCGTGTCTGGTAACGGGACCCTTGTGAATCCGCTTGGGACTGCAACCCGTGCTGAAGCATCAGTTATGATTTATAAGATGTATAATTTGCAATAA
- a CDS encoding methyl-accepting chemotaxis protein, with protein MDWMNKLPLKQRIVAGCYLIAALFAVPVLITLLIMGKILIGIILVVVLSALTYPLSRFIERTLTSSFDDISNVTHTIAKGDFTSRADESGAMGDISRSFNTMIEKLKKILTEASGITRQVMDASRGIEDKNQNLKIVMAQVASSSNELALGANEISVDIADMTESIKDIETKVSNYTSSTKEMNKRSIHTLELVEKGRVSVDTQAEGMRKNIQATQKVADTIDALSQNARGITMITKTITEIAEQTNLLSLNASIEAARAGEHGRGFAVVAQEVRKLAEESTASTKEVFGLVRSIEADIKQAIDNIAINEEVVQVQNEMITETAHIFAQIVQSVQYITEQIASFSAESDLMLESALKISSAIENISAITQQTAAGTEEVSAAMNEQINALQSVAEETDKMTQSVFQLQKTIHIFKF; from the coding sequence ATGGACTGGATGAACAAGCTTCCGTTAAAACAGAGAATAGTTGCCGGTTGTTATCTGATTGCCGCATTATTCGCAGTTCCTGTTCTGATTACTTTATTGATCATGGGCAAGATCTTGATCGGAATTATTCTTGTTGTGGTGCTGTCAGCGCTGACTTATCCTCTTTCACGATTTATTGAGAGAACGCTTACATCTTCATTTGACGACATTTCCAATGTGACGCACACGATCGCCAAAGGAGATTTCACAAGCCGTGCGGACGAAAGCGGGGCCATGGGCGACATCAGCCGCTCGTTCAACACGATGATCGAGAAGCTGAAGAAGATTCTGACGGAAGCTTCGGGAATTACCCGCCAGGTAATGGACGCGAGCCGGGGTATTGAAGACAAGAACCAGAATCTCAAGATTGTCATGGCTCAGGTTGCCTCTTCTTCCAACGAGCTGGCCCTCGGCGCCAATGAGATATCCGTGGATATTGCAGATATGACGGAATCCATCAAAGATATAGAAACCAAAGTTTCTAACTACACAAGCTCAACTAAAGAAATGAATAAACGTTCTATACATACGCTGGAGCTCGTCGAAAAAGGACGTGTGTCCGTTGACACTCAGGCAGAAGGTATGCGCAAGAATATTCAGGCTACGCAAAAGGTGGCCGATACGATTGATGCCCTTTCACAAAATGCCCGGGGCATTACCATGATTACGAAGACCATCACTGAAATTGCCGAGCAGACCAACCTGCTGTCGCTGAACGCATCCATTGAAGCCGCGCGCGCAGGAGAGCATGGCCGGGGGTTCGCCGTGGTAGCCCAGGAAGTCCGCAAGCTTGCCGAGGAATCCACCGCTTCTACTAAGGAAGTATTCGGGCTGGTACGCAGTATCGAAGCCGACATCAAGCAGGCAATCGACAATATTGCCATCAACGAAGAGGTCGTGCAGGTTCAGAATGAGATGATCACCGAGACCGCTCATATTTTCGCGCAAATTGTGCAAAGTGTTCAGTACATAACCGAGCAAATCGCCTCCTTCTCTGCTGAAAGTGATCTCATGCTGGAAAGTGCACTCAAAATCTCCAGCGCCATTGAGAATATTTCCGCGATTACCCAGCAGACGGCAGCCGGAACCGAAGAGGTATCCGCAGCCATGAATGAGCAAATTAATGCCCTGCAATCCGTAGCCGAAGAGACAGATAAAATGACGCAATCCGTATTCCAGCTGCAAAAGACCATTCACATCTTCAAGTTCTAG
- a CDS encoding GNAT family N-acetyltransferase gives MGEHVIKKMTDFSERSIAAVKSLELLCKNSDGSNLRVGVESLGPENGDAAFLCHAGEQLIGFLSWYTSDGTQANINGMVHPEYRRQQVFRRLLDLARQEMEAQGIQTLRYRIPSGSLSGAGCAAQLAANLTSSEYSLSLKQYHAREPRYPELMLQVEQPDDYEFSVICSSQAFGDSESWTRDYWAHTRQPGRITYIAKNNQMPVGLIRVNKVDSRTAVIHDFCVLPSCQGKGLGRDILAAAVEDLLLQEPDTHIRLGVVTENAYALDLYLSVGFAIMGEFQYFTGPVSCR, from the coding sequence ATGGGAGAACATGTAATTAAGAAAATGACTGATTTCTCGGAGAGATCTATTGCGGCTGTGAAGTCGCTGGAGCTGCTCTGCAAAAATTCCGATGGGAGCAATCTGAGAGTTGGCGTTGAGAGTCTGGGACCTGAGAACGGTGATGCTGCTTTCCTCTGCCATGCCGGGGAACAGTTAATCGGTTTTCTGAGCTGGTATACGTCGGACGGAACACAAGCCAACATCAATGGAATGGTGCATCCCGAATACCGGCGGCAGCAGGTGTTCCGCAGACTGCTGGATCTCGCGAGGCAAGAGATGGAAGCTCAAGGTATCCAAACACTCCGTTACCGCATCCCTTCGGGGTCTCTTTCAGGAGCTGGTTGTGCGGCACAATTGGCAGCAAACTTGACCAGCTCCGAGTATTCCCTGAGTCTCAAGCAGTACCACGCCCGTGAGCCCCGTTACCCGGAACTAATGTTACAAGTAGAGCAGCCGGATGATTATGAATTTTCGGTAATCTGTTCATCGCAGGCTTTCGGTGATTCAGAATCATGGACAAGGGATTATTGGGCCCATACCCGTCAGCCTGGGCGCATCACCTATATTGCCAAGAATAATCAGATGCCGGTTGGACTGATAAGAGTTAATAAAGTTGACTCCCGGACAGCGGTTATCCACGATTTCTGCGTCCTTCCGTCTTGCCAGGGAAAAGGCCTGGGCCGCGATATCCTTGCAGCAGCAGTGGAAGACCTGCTGCTGCAGGAACCCGATACGCATATACGGCTGGGCGTCGTCACTGAGAATGCCTATGCTCTGGACCTCTACCTGAGCGTCGGCTTTGCCATTATGGGCGAGTTTCAATATTTCACAGGTCCTGTGTCTTGCCGGTAA
- a CDS encoding ATP-binding protein, whose amino-acid sequence MNFWRSLVGKLWITIICLVAVVLITVGLSLLPYIDSNFANSGAIKRLFMYACMIGFSLTTFFALFLFTKITQPMQQVIEAANNIRKGEYGTRLTLVTSDEIGQLATSFNHMAEELEENIRSLNHEKGHLSSVLRSMSDAVITFDIEGRIILTNPHGQKLLQAWKDLDHEQESDSELDPDAVASGDVPPPLRPLFFSTLRQGSDDRSNVHVRQGVWSVHMAPLYSEGNIRGAVAVLRDVTEEVRLEKMRTDFVANVSHEIRTPLSMMQGYSEALLDGMASSPEESSELVQVIHDESLRMGRLVKDLLDLARMEAGHTDMAKAQVDMDELLERIYRKFSVRAKEREIHLELTKSGDIPLLKAADEDKLEQVLTNLLDNAFRHTPAGKHITIVTSTVILEGRRYLGIEVRDEGVGIAPEDLPYIFERFYKADKARVRGESGGTGLGLAIVKNIVESHQGQITAYSKLGEGTTFTLRLPVEKQ is encoded by the coding sequence GTGAATTTCTGGAGAAGTCTTGTCGGCAAGCTGTGGATCACGATCATCTGTCTGGTTGCTGTCGTGCTCATTACGGTGGGGCTGTCTCTGCTGCCTTATATCGACAGCAACTTCGCCAATTCCGGGGCGATTAAACGTTTGTTCATGTATGCCTGTATGATCGGGTTCTCGTTGACGACATTTTTTGCCTTGTTTTTATTTACTAAGATTACCCAGCCGATGCAGCAGGTCATTGAAGCGGCCAACAATATCCGCAAGGGTGAATACGGGACAAGGCTGACACTTGTGACGAGCGACGAAATTGGTCAATTGGCCACTTCATTCAACCATATGGCTGAAGAGCTGGAGGAGAATATCCGCAGTTTGAACCACGAGAAGGGCCATCTGTCGAGTGTTCTGCGCAGCATGAGCGATGCCGTCATCACGTTTGACATCGAAGGCCGGATTATATTGACCAACCCGCACGGCCAAAAACTGCTTCAAGCCTGGAAGGATTTAGACCACGAGCAGGAAAGCGATTCTGAGCTTGATCCTGATGCGGTTGCTTCAGGCGATGTGCCGCCGCCGCTACGCCCGCTGTTCTTCAGCACGCTGAGACAGGGAAGCGACGATCGTTCTAATGTGCATGTCCGCCAGGGAGTCTGGTCGGTTCATATGGCTCCACTCTATTCGGAAGGGAATATCCGCGGCGCTGTAGCGGTTCTGCGTGATGTGACTGAAGAGGTGCGCCTGGAGAAAATGCGCACGGACTTTGTGGCCAACGTATCGCATGAAATCCGCACACCACTCTCGATGATGCAGGGCTACAGCGAGGCGCTGCTGGATGGCATGGCCTCCTCGCCGGAGGAGAGCAGCGAGCTGGTGCAGGTTATCCATGACGAATCGCTGCGTATGGGACGGCTGGTTAAGGATTTGCTGGATCTTGCCCGCATGGAGGCAGGACATACGGATATGGCCAAGGCGCAGGTGGATATGGATGAGCTGCTGGAACGCATATACCGCAAGTTTTCCGTACGGGCCAAGGAACGGGAGATTCATCTGGAGCTGACCAAGTCTGGCGATATACCGCTCCTTAAGGCTGCTGACGAAGATAAGCTGGAGCAGGTTCTGACAAATCTGCTGGACAATGCATTCCGCCATACACCCGCAGGCAAGCACATTACCATTGTTACCAGCACAGTGATTCTGGAGGGCCGCCGTTACCTGGGGATTGAAGTCCGGGATGAAGGAGTCGGCATTGCGCCGGAGGATCTTCCTTATATTTTCGAACGTTTCTACAAGGCAGATAAAGCGCGTGTCCGGGGGGAATCCGGGGGAACGGGATTGGGACTGGCGATCGTTAAAAATATCGTCGAGTCGCATCAAGGGCAAATTACCGCGTACAGCAAGCTTGGAGAGGGGACAACCTTCACGCTGCGGCTTCCTGTCGAAAAACAGTAA
- a CDS encoding response regulator transcription factor, whose product MAEHLNRILVVDDEERIRRLLKMYLEKEGYEIDEAEDGEIALRKATANDYGLILLDVMLPGIDGIEVLTRLRGVKSTPVLMLTAKGEEINRVQGFEMGADDYVVKPFSPREVIYRVKAIMRRSSATAFLSKESNSSNNIVFPHLIIEHDAHRVTAGGQEVSLTPKEYELLHYLAISPDKVFSREELLKDVWNYEFFGDLRTVDTHVKRLREKLNKVSPESAAMITTVWGVGYKLEVPK is encoded by the coding sequence ATGGCAGAGCATTTGAATAGAATTCTGGTGGTGGATGACGAAGAGCGCATTCGCCGCCTGCTAAAGATGTACCTTGAAAAAGAAGGCTACGAAATCGACGAAGCGGAAGACGGCGAAATTGCTCTGCGCAAAGCAACGGCCAATGATTACGGCCTTATTTTGCTGGATGTCATGCTGCCGGGCATCGATGGGATTGAAGTGCTGACGAGACTCCGAGGGGTCAAATCTACTCCTGTTCTGATGCTGACCGCCAAGGGCGAGGAAATCAACCGGGTTCAGGGCTTTGAAATGGGTGCAGACGATTATGTGGTTAAACCGTTCAGCCCGCGAGAAGTGATCTATCGGGTCAAGGCCATTATGCGCCGTTCTTCGGCAACGGCCTTTTTATCCAAAGAGAGCAATTCCAGCAACAACATCGTTTTCCCGCATCTTATTATTGAGCATGATGCACACCGGGTAACTGCAGGCGGCCAGGAAGTAAGCCTGACCCCGAAGGAATACGAGCTGCTGCATTATTTGGCTATCTCGCCGGACAAGGTATTCTCGCGCGAAGAGCTGCTTAAGGATGTGTGGAATTACGAGTTTTTCGGAGATTTACGTACAGTGGATACCCATGTCAAACGGCTTCGCGAGAAACTGAATAAAGTTTCACCGGAATCAGCAGCGATGATCACCACAGTATGGGGCGTAGGCTACAAGCTCGAGGTACCTAAATAA